GTTGGTAGATAGTAGATAGTGAATTACTATTAATTCAGTAATGAGTAAAATTGGTCTACCTGTCTGCCAGTCACCCGGTCTACCTGTCAAATACAAAAGAAAAAAATACGGAGAGTGGGTTGCAAGATAAAAATTTCGTTTTCAGTTTACAGTTTGCGGTTTTTAGTCAAAATACAAAAATTCAAGAAAAAAAGAAAATCGAACAGTCTGCTAGTTAATTTTGTATATAGTATGAAAAGCGTATGCCGTATAACGTGAAAAAACAATAAACCAAAAACAAACATTTTTATATTTATTCCCCTCTCCCCACGGAGGGAGAGGGTCAGGATGAGGGGGAGGTTCATGATTTTAAAATTAATTGGATAGGAGAGGAGGTATGCATACAAGCAATGAGTAATATAACTCTAAGAAAGGTAATTGAAAATTTTAAGCATTTACCGATTGAAGAAAAAGAATATGCATTAGAAATTTTAAAGAAACAGATTATTGAAACAAAAAGAGAAATTATTGCCATAAAAGCCAAAGAAGCCAGTTCTAATTATAAAAAAGGGGATTTTAAAGCTGGCAATGTTAAAGAATTTTATAAGGATTTAGAAAGTGATTAAAATATATTAGGACTAAGGTTTTAAACGTTCTTATAAAATGGTATGAACAAAGAAATTAAGGTAATTATTAATTAGAAGAAGGTGTTAATATAATATTCAAAGTAACTGTCGAGAAAAATGAATCTGGTTATTATGTTGGAGAAGTGCCGGCTTTGCCGGGATGTTTAAGTCAAGGTAAATCTATTGAAGAATTAAAGGTAAATATTGCGGAAGCAATCGAAGGTTGGTTGGAGGTTATGAAAATAGGTATTTTAAAGAAATTAATTAAGCAAGCTGGTTTGAATATCGATCAATTTAACAATTTATAAAAGAAAGTAATCCAACAGTAAATTTGCTTCGATTAAACCGTAAATCCAAAAGTTAAAAATAATAAAC
This genomic window from Atribacterota bacterium contains:
- a CDS encoding type II toxin-antitoxin system HicB family antitoxin, with translation MIFKVTVEKNESGYYVGEVPALPGCLSQGKSIEELKVNIAEAIEGWLEVMKIGILKKLIKQAGLNIDQFNNL